The region AGTCTAAGGCTCCTGCCAATTGGCTGAAATACGGTGTTCCTGGCACTGGAAGGACGGGTTCAGAAAGGGTCGTGCCATTTATATTTCGTTGGCAGGAAATCGTAAGTTCTATTTTCTGATTCTGTTTCAGAGAGAGCTCTTGGAAAAGAGATCCGTACCACTCAGTTAATGAATGCACTTCGTTTGATCTTCCAAGCCATTTTGACAAGTCTTTATCGCTTTGAATTGTAATTAAGGCAAAGTTCGGATGGGAAAACTGAACAGCAGCGCTTTTGCCAGTTTCTGAAAGGACCTGAGCGTAAAAAGATTTAGGTAACAGTTCCCTTTCTGAACCGCACCGCAGAACCGATCGGTTTTGAGAGGCGTCAAGAAACAGGACCTGGCACCTTTTGGGAATAAAAAAAAGCCTTCGTGGTTTCCCAGAAGGCTTTTTATTAGAACTAAATTTTCAAAAACAATTAAGAGTTGTGTGGCTCTTTGTTTGTTTGAGTTTGGTTAACTTGTTGTCCTTGGTTTTGTTGGTGAGAAACTTGTTGAGCGGGAGGAGCATCTTTGATGTCCTCGTCAATTTCGTTCAAACCTTTTTTAAAACCTCGGATCGCTTGACCCAATGAGGCTCCCAATTGAGGAAGTTTGCTTGGTCCAAAAAAGACTAAGAAAACAAGCGCGATAAGAAGTAAATGCGTAAGACTTAGTGAACCCATTTATTCTCCAATCCTCAATTAAGAGTTGTGTGTCTCTTTATTGTTTTGAGTTTGATTAACTTGTTGGCCTTGTTGATTTTGGTGAGAAACCTGTTGGTTGTTCACGTTGTCTTTGATGTCTTTTGCTTCAACGTCGATTTCGTTCAAACCTTGTTTGAATCCACGGATAGCTTTACCCAAAGATTGACCTAGTTGTGGTAGACGGCTTGGTCCAAAGAAGATCAAAAAGATCAGGCCAAGCAACAGAAGATGTGTAAGGCTAAACTCACCCATTAGAAAGACTCCTCCCAGAGGTTTTAATCAGTCTACACGTTTTAGACCGCTCAGGGAGGAAAATCAATCCAAGAC is a window of Bdellovibrio sp. SKB1291214 DNA encoding:
- a CDS encoding Sec-independent protein translocase subunit TatA/TatB, giving the protein MGSLSLTHLLLIALVFLVFFGPSKLPQLGASLGQAIRGFKKGLNEIDEDIKDAPPAQQVSHQQNQGQQVNQTQTNKEPHNS
- the tatA gene encoding twin-arginine translocase TatA/TatE family subunit; translated protein: MGEFSLTHLLLLGLIFLIFFGPSRLPQLGQSLGKAIRGFKQGLNEIDVEAKDIKDNVNNQQVSHQNQQGQQVNQTQNNKETHNS